From a single Kryptolebias marmoratus isolate JLee-2015 linkage group LG6, ASM164957v2, whole genome shotgun sequence genomic region:
- the LOC108250593 gene encoding trace amine-associated receptor 13c-like: METLNGDELCFPQLFNSSCKKPQQHHAENILINIFLSCISLLTVTLNLLVIISISHFRQLHTPTNLFLLSLSVSDFLVGLLLMPVRILLTGGCWFLGTFFCGVFTYVSFIITSASVGNMVLISADRYVAICDPLRYPNKVTQRKVKICVCLCWACSVLYNGVILKEFLKNPDKYNFCYGECVILVDYITQAFDAIFTFLSPITVIIVLYMRVFVVAVSQARAMRSHIAAVSQQGSVSVSARKSERKAATAIGVVVIVFIISFCPFFVPAFAGQELLSNEGFSVFTIWLFYFNSCLNPIIYAFFYPWFRKCIKHIVTLQILQPDSCDANIL, from the exons ATGGAGACTCTGAATGGAGATGAGCTCTGCTTCCCACAGCTCTTCAACAGTTCCTGCAAGAAGCCGCAGCAGCACCATGCtgagaacattttaattaacatttttctgtcctgtATCTCATTGCTGACTGTGACTCTCAACTTGCTGGTCATCATCTCCATCTCCCACTTCAG gcaGCTTCACACCCCCACCAACCTCTTCctcttgtctctgtctgtctcagacTTCCTTGTTGGACTCCTTCTGATGCCAGTACGAATCCTCCTGACTGGAGGCTGCTGGTTTTTAGGGACCTTTTTTTGTGGAGTATTTACCTATGtatcttttattattacatCTGCCTCAGTAGGAAACATGGTGCTAATATCAGCTGATAGATATGTGGCTATCTGTGACCCTCTGCGTTACCCCAACAAAGTCACTCAGAGGAAagttaaaatctgtgtttgtctgtgttgggCCTGCTCTGTGCTCTACAATGGTGTGATCCTGAAAGAATTTCtgaaaaatcctgacaaatataATTTCTGCTATGGAGAGTGTGTAATTTTAGTTGATTATATAACACAAGCTTTTGATGCAATATTTACCTTTCTTAGCCCCATTACAGTGATCATAGTTCTGTACATGAGAGTATTTGTGGTGGCTGTGTCTCAGGCTCGAGCCATGAGGTCTCATATTGCAGCCGTCAGTCAACAGGGTTCAGTTTCTGTGTCTGCTAGGAAGTCTGAGAGAAAAGCAGCAACAGCTATTGGTGTTGTTGTGATTGTGTTTATAATAAGTTTCTGTCCCttttttgttcctgcttttGCAGGACAGGAGTTGTTGTCCAATGAggggttttcagtttttacaatctggctgttttatttcaactcTTGTCTAAATCCaataatttatgcatttttctaTCCCTGGTttagaaaatgtataaaacacaTTGTTACACTTCAGATATTGCAACCTGATTCCTGTGACGCCAATATACTATAA